The genomic window attttttaattgattgggtattttttaaattactactacaccataatattatttcaagccGTACTTGGGtattattgaacattatatcaactaattgaaacattttagttcagtaacaattattgttcAGCATACATTTTAAGCTGTttcaaagtaattataatagtactataCAGGTCAActtaacaaatgtatttaacactttatatatttgcggatacataaatcataaataataatgactgacatgcataaatattataggtagaatATAGCAATTTCAGTCTtgaatatactaattaatatcttaattcATCCCAATGaataagttttgatttttgaatttagtCATAAACTTTCTTGAACTAAAAGTGTTAacaaatttcagttttaaaataaaaatgattttaaatatttcatttatcagAATTCAGAGTCAAACGATAAGTAgccatttaaaaacaaaataaattatattgtgcatGCACAAAATGAAAgtgttaagtttaaataagaacatttcccttataatactatttcctAAGCTATCCCTACCAAGATATTAAGTGGTACATTCAAAACTGCACACAACactgtatattacatattttacaattataataaaaacaaatactacaTTTTGAGAGTAAACATAAAAGAAATGTAcccatttttaagaaatatcaaTCTTAAAGGataatagcaataaaataattagatattaatcaaaaactacaattatttacaaaatttgttagaaattgaaaaaattttattttcaacatataAAGCAAATTATGAGACTTTAAgcattaattgaaaaataatcttcCACTTTTAACAcgacaaattaaattagtgaCACTTTTATCCCaagaataaaacttaaaaacacattaacaACAACTTTAACCATGCATAAAGCGAtcgaaaatcaaaattagCAGACTGtagaagaaatataaattgaatatacaaTCTACAAAATGGATggtaacagaaaaataaatatcttaaattaatatatttaattttactctaTATTTTGGTCAAGAATAATGCATTTCAGTTGtactaagtataaattataactcaaCTGTAATAGTAACAGTGAATAGTGATAGATATTATCCTATGCACTTACCATAATAAGACATCTATTCCATGACAGCAATATTGGAGGCAATGTTATATCAATAATGTCAACATCTTTTGCAactctatttaatattcgtcCACTAGGCGTAATATTAAAGAAGCTCATTTTAGCGTGCATTATATTCTTAAGCATGCTATCATGCAAAATTCGAGAAGCTATTAAACAACCGACATATAATGTGGTTGTGCCAAGTACTACTGTTAAAACTGCAAAATtgttggtaaaatatattaataaaagcaaaaaaaaaaaaataatataaaattggaaaagccaaatcaaatttaagtttaaaagcaCTTCTAATAATGttcattatagttaaaataactaaattgtaCAAGTGCATAAGCTAAagctaaataataagatataaaaactCATTAgctgcaatttaaaaatattatgccgtttatttttaagcatGTAAGTGCAATAGaacctataaattaaacaattttatattattgtttataatatatttaatattgtcacTCAGTTTAAACACAGTcaaatactaaaaactaagGATTTcaacaaaagaaataaaattaatattattaagaaacctAAAAGAATTTcctcatatttaataaaatgttaattacatttttataaaaagcgATTTTAGgtttagaattttatatatactagaATGAAGGTTATCACTGTAcaggatatttttaaaatatttattgtggcCTATCTTAAAATCCAATTTCAAGCTTGAAAGTTAAATAAAGGTGGAACTTCTGCTATATAGTGgatttaagtatactttatCATGGTTGAAGTTACTGtaatatgtgtttaattttaatttttaactcaataataaaaataatactaatttttattattacaaataataactaaatcatTTGatctaaaatcaattttgagaGGAAGCAGAATATTGGCCTCTATTCTaaggttatatatttaataaccttATTAGTAATACTCCAGTTTGGATTAACTTTTGccaaaaaatttcatttactacattattacaatattatattatagaattattgcaattaactttaaaataagttaaatatttttaaaaattccttgtaaatattaattaataaataataataatacacaaaatagcaaaacaatttaagtccctacacattattttaattataataaaatagctaaaatcaatatattttattttaatatcaaaatttgttaaaaatgtctgaaaagaaaatgatttttaaatagataaccACTTTGCTGTACAGAAGGAAATAATCAAGTTGATCGGTCATGGTTATAAtggatatgttaaatttgaattcaataataaataattacatacgaAAAATCAATTGTTAGTGGGACCTATCTTTAttaccaaatatattttattatacacagtgGTACCTCAATAACTCGAATTTTCAATAactctgattttttttcactccCTACCGATTTGAGTTATTGAGGTttcactttatttatattgctattataataacttgttTTACTAGTTATGATACGAAAggtgaaaaacaatataatagatgactaatagctaaaaattaatctaaatactttaaaaatgccattatgtaaagtaaatataataataataatatatatacaaatttctaGTCcccactaatatttttaaataacaacaaaataactaaaattgttattttttgtttaatagttttatccaaatttttattaacatttaaaaatgtgtattatattttttaggtattgAGGTTTcagtaattttcaattaatagctataaaaattgaacattttataaatttttactatactaatatttaatgaaaatatcagGTCCtacaatagttattttttcaaaggtataaaaaaaaattagttttgtcAAAAACATGTTGAActcaaactaaattttatgctccaaaaaaaaaaaaaaacaaaaaacaaaaattttaaaactaatacattCTTTGCTCTActaagaatctaaaaataattaataaaaataagcaaataataataagcacaGTAATTTGTTTTGCTTAACTTACAAATTTCctgtttgttaaaattaataaaacacaaaatagcATACGccaattatacataatgttacAAAATGAAAGCTTGAAGTATTAAAACCCAATAGTGCGCTGCCAAAAATATggaagtatttatatttttaaaataaataaagctttgtaaaaacaagaaattgatggtttaaataacatatttaattattatactcatatataaacaaaatttgagTTTTGTTTTTAGCCATAAATTGTGTTTCTTTAAATGCactaattattctaataagaataaaaattataaaataactatctaataaattttttatttaaagaaagagaatttttaatttgtacaataaacatgagaataaataaatttagtaattaaaggatgaaatttagaaaaaaatggtgttctatgaaaacataaaacttaaattcataaaaaaaacatcagaaaatatgatttttatgataaacaaataaatttagaatagaATTGGTTTTTAGATAAgacatattgaatattttagctATCAATAActgtaattaagtattttattaaccaatattaattcaatatttaaattgtatctactacttatattttaaaataaaacttacaccatttcaataatagtttctaacaataaaaactaattaaatcatacaaaaatatttagctgccaatttaaaaaaactcaaattatGCCAtgattaagttataatacattatataatttaaacaatagcGTAACAAATGAAAAACTGGTTAAGCGGTTAAgcttatactaaaatactaaaataaaaagcttCTCtacactaaattataaaatataaaaataaaattattaaactacattcacacatatacaatatttaaaagttaattttcaaCCAGAGATATGTTTAtacaactaattaaaattataacaaacataaaaataaaaaatggtcaATATAAAGGTTTTCATAGAACATAAGCATAAAATGCATTTCAATAtatgttattgaatttaaaattttatttaagcttACGAtgcaaatttttgatttaaaaattcatcagtatttgaaaaaactttaaatcttcattaagaaatgttttaaaaaaatttagggAAATGAATAGATAAatcttaatttgtttatttttaataccaaatatagtaaaatcctagcacttattataataaataaataaataaatttataatgtataatgtgtaagATGTAGAATAATATTGGACACACCAAgctaaagtataaactatatacataagacatatattttaattcgaatTTACCGAAAATACAGTTTGAATAGTTGATCTTAATATGAATGGCAATACATTATCAATAGTATCAATGTCCTTAGATACTCTGTTCAAGATACGACCAATAGGTGTTGTATCAAACAGGCTTAATGGATTCTTGAAAATCCGTGTATTGATCAattggtataatttttcaGCAGCTACTACTGTGCCTAACGATAAAGCTATTGCCGCTGTCACCGTCGATACAACTACaccaaatcaaaaatatttaaaataaactaaaatatagaaactaGACAGATTAGTTCAAAATAAAGCAACATAGTTGTTTGGAGCTGAAACTCCTTTAAATTatctcattattaatataattaaagattagatcatataaaagtatacataaatatttaacaatataaacacacaaatgtatttatttgtatatttataaaatcatcaatTATTCATATccaataactcaaaaaatttttaagtgatatgaacaattatttactaatatttaatcttcAAACCAAACATAACACACAATAATTtggttctaaaataaaaaaaaaatttaattaattaactaaagaCAGGATTTATTTATTGCACAATAtcaaactgttatttaactataaaaatattagttattctttagaattattttatactatatataatttaaaacaaaccatgcctgtaacataattaatcaaattgatcaaaaaatttgtaaattcttGTAAAagcctaaaattatataacaaaatacattaatttaggTAAATTGTCAgccaactatttatttttagagatatcagatatttaaactaatttattatgatagacTTTTtgcagtaaaatttaattttgtttttaaattctagtAAGATCAATTTAGGGAAATTCTTACACAACATTTTCaagcttaaaattttaaaattgaacataatacaatatttaaatgctaaaataaattttgttaacatAACAATTGATATATGTAAGAAAAAGTCTCAAATTTTAGATAATCTCCCCACCAAGAAATATGTCtgtatatatcattatgtttcaatatacgaaggattttaaaattaaatagttatcaaTTCAAAGATTATCCTgacagattttaaaaaatgtactcagctacaactaatattaaacaaatatccaataattttaaatataccaaaacatttaaaatgttctatcGATATGGTTGTGAATTttgatgtaattaattattataccagtacctatgttgaattatttttatatattttttaaaaatgtttattattatttatatgtatattaaaaattgtaccgctattttaattttaatttagtatactgATGAGTAACATACGTTTTGCTgctgtaaattgtttttttgtaaatggAGTTTACTccgtatgaaataaataattgtaattgaatattgaatttaaatataactagtaacaaaaaaaaatattagttagaaattgtacatttataaatgattatatatttctaaagaCAACAAAACAAATGATTTGTTTGATTAATCCAGACCCATCAATAAGCAACAATATAAACCAAATATTgctttatagtaaaataagaaatattaagaattattaactataaataatcaaaataaatcgatttaaGAGTACCCCACTTctgcatgtgttgtctccatCTTACATAAATCCAATATAGTACATTTTTGTTCAGCAGAATCAATTTTATgctgttagctttaatattagagtcaatttatctaatattaaactctaagataataatattatctaaagcATCTTGAAggcttttattaatattttaatttttaagtgagcTACaggcattttaaaattttaatattttacataactagaattataatattatgaccttTAAGTTTgttaataggtaaattaactctaatattaaatctaacactataaaattaacttcattgaataaaaatttgctatgttgtatgaatataaaaagaagACAACACGTGTGAGTAGCTCAGTAGCATGCTCTTgaccaatattaatatgatattttaattaaaccacaatataaatacttattatttcaatatattgtattgtgaaatcattattttcacaACCCATGGCTCATAGTATTCATaatgttaaaactatattggtttaaataaaaaaatataaaaaacaattttttttaaaacgtaacttttaagttgttaataattttactaaaatttaaatttaaattgatttatcaaatagtttaaaatgaatactttatttaatacaaaaacatagaaatttgatttatacctCAATTTACACTACCCAACACATTGACGGCaagttacatttaaatatgaatacaatataacaaatattttatgatataataataatacactgacACATCTAACTAAACTCTGACTCACaagagaaatattaatatttcgtgCATGTAGACTGACATGGCCGACAATTAAAGGCACCATTAACCAATTTCCTCGCTATATGCTAAGACGCACTGTGACATGTATACAGAGTGTCATAAATACATGTTAATACTATAcagaattatgttttattatctgTACAAacatacaatgaaaatattgaaaaatattgaggGATTCATcgacatttattttgaaaatattactaccaccatgcaaataataaaaaattaaattaaaaagtaaatgcgCTATTTAGTTTACTCAACACAGAACATAGACACAATGCACTCTTTACTATAGCaatctatattttagtaatattataacccaCACTATTAGCATTAAGTGTTGCTAATCATTACCAAACAATTATCGATATGCTAATGAATGGAGAATATGAGTACtcaaatgaattttaatcaaGACTCAGTAATTTTCTCTCGTGAGCCAGAATAAAGCATTAAACGgttaataaaactatgtaatttataacaagTCTCAACTGCATATACTGCTTGCATTGCTTGACATGTTCTATATAATCATGCTCTTGTAGagtataacacatttttttcattaaacgtTATTGACcagttatttgaaaaatagataGAGTTGAATTTGTCTCAacgtaaattacattaattcattaaaatagttaagcctacaaaataatagttataaacttttctaaaaacttaacttattttttgaagtaGTCACTTTATCAGCTACTATACTTAACTTATTTAGTATCACTTATAgttgtaaaaatgaatttattaatataataatataacatatttttcattccaCTTACGTCAAATTTACTAAGTaagtcatacattttttaataaaattgatatttatattttaggagTTTCATAACTTACCTTGACCAAATCCAAGAAGTCCATAgacagataaatataaatttcttttgcttatattttcttttccgTGAACATGAGAAGTATCATCATTAGACCATACAGAAAGccaaatatttgatgaaatagAAAATCCTtggaatataatacttaaaacaatTGTAGATATGCACAAAAAAGGTCCAATCGACTtcaaataatgtacataaactTCCCATTTGAccttaaattagaatttaaaattaaaataacatttaaacattaaaaaggtttataaaaatatacacatacactGCCTGTTTCAGCTTTTTCCACTTCAATCAATTTAGCCTGCTGATCAATGATAGGTAAAGGAATAGTTTTTTCAGAATCAATAGACCTTtgcctaaaatttaaaattaaatattaaataaccaaCAAGTTTAgacatagttaatattataatgatgaacACAATCTTGTAtaagttatgaataattattgtatgtaaaaaGAGTCACTCAAATTAACCTaaccatatttataaaacactacatttacatttatatttggaTCAATGACTGAATGACTATGACAATAGGTTTAGGTTAtgaaatgacaaaataaaatgatacataGTATGAAGAGTACATAAAGCATATGCACTGAAATAACCTAGCCACCCATTTGTACTGTTATGGTACACGCTCAAGTTATAGTTTGTTTTTGAACAAAACTGAGTTCCTATAATCTATTCAGTTTAAGATTCAACCACTCGAACAAAGAAAACTATATTCCATTTCAAAAGAGATTATACCGGGCGGCCACGGTCAAAACCGGTTTTGTTACGTAAATCTGGTATAATCTCTTTTGAAACGGAGTATAGTGAATTTGGTGCATCCTCACTATTTGCAACCTCcacttaaattaatgattctcGGTATACACAGCTACAACACTATCACCAATAATCAACAACTCTTACTAATGATAGTCAACCAAttacataacataacatttgcTTAGGGTAGTCAAACAGTAATCAGTCCATGTGTTTGTGAAATCGGATCAATATTAACCTAAAGTACATAAAATTCTCAATATTTTGCAATAACCAATATTAGTCTAtacgatatacataataccactgctaagatattaataattagtatttaattttaaaaaacattaaaatttatatgctTTTCAACatgtcataaaaatgttctataacatattacaaccctaataaaattaatgtgagACATCATCTCAAGgatcataatatcataggttaggttacctTTGCATTGAAGAATTTGAATTGGATTCACTTCTTTGAcgaacatatttttcttttaaatctgCAGGTGCGTCTTCTAATAACTTATCAATttctaaacaaattaattttgataattacttaaaacaaaatgttactATTGCCAAAGCTGCATTTATATTACCAATTTCATCAGCTTTAAGTTCACTTTGTTCTTGCATATGCAAAATTAAGAAATCAGCAAAATCTCCTTTCTTATCCAGCAATTCTTTGTAAGTACCAGACTCAGACACTTGACCATCTTTCATTACCACAATTAAATCAACTTCTCTAAGATAAGTAATACTATGGGTGACCAAAATTcgtgtctataaaaaaataataattataataataatttaattttttttttttaaatcaagtaataccacattaatatgaaattttaaattataataattactttttttcgcAACAATCCTGTAGGTCCAATAActtgttcaaaaatatgtttaccgACATGTGAATCAACAGCACTTAATGGATCATCCAAAAAATAGATATCACTTTCTTTATAAACCGCTCTTGCCAAACTTACTCTTTGTTTTTGGCCTCCACTTAAATTTATCccctataaaattatcaatttgatatataataaatatgtaaatacaaattataatgaagaAATGTAATACATACCTTTTCACCAATTTCTGTATCATCGCCTGCTGGAAGCATTTGGAAATCAGCTCTCAATGCACATGCATCAATGACCTTGCTATAAATTCTATCACTTAATGTCTGaccaaacaatatattatctttaagtgATGTATTCTGTATCCAAGCTTGCTGTGGTACATATGCTATAGAtccctaaaaattaatttattattgttatttaagttaaaaaaaacttacatttatttaaataataaatctttcaACACTTACTTTAGTATTAACTCTACCAGAAACTTTTTCCATTTCACCAAGAAAAGCTGATACTAAAGAACTCTTCCCAGAACCGACAGTACCTACTACAGCAACTAATTGTCCAGATGAAACTcgtaaatttatgtttgataaTGTTGGTGGGTCAGTTGGTTCACCCCAAGTGAATGTACCATTTTCAATTACAAGAGGATcctctaaaaatcaaaataaattaataaaatttttaaaaaatttttaaattattatttatatcaaataaataaaaaatgttacatacTTTCATCAGAATCATGAGTAACAGAATCGGGATCCAACTCTTCTGAGTtcataaacttatttattctttttacagATACACTCgactgtaagtataaaatattaataagacttaaaagaaacaatagttattaaaatacttatatgatGCTAAACAAAACACTTACTTGAACTACATTTGACACAAACATAGGTAACATAGATAACGGGAAAcgtaaaatgttgaataaagATAAAGAAACAAAAGCTGTTTGTGCATCCAATATATGGCTATCATCAGATAATACATAAACTGCAAAAGTTACTAatgatacctaaatataataaagtaaaattgatttagctacaaaacaaataaatactacaaaattattgagTACATAAGATAGAAAATgctttaattctttaaaatttaattaaaatggttaataaaacgttttaatacCAGGAATGGAGCACAAGCCCAAATAAATGAAGTAGCTGCATTCAAATAAGCTGCAGTGCGAAGCACTTTAATTTCTTTTCCTCGAATATCCAACACTTTTTGTTCAAAACTTGGTTCCCaagcatataattttaaaacctgaaagattaatatgtaaaaattaatcatgtttaaattgaattcaaaataatattacttttattccGGACAAAATttcattcattaatttaactcTTTGgtctttatttttcatttgtttgatCTGAAGATTTCTTGCTTTTGCAGCTACAAAACCATTTATTGGTATCAAAACTATCATTACAAATAGACCAGCAAGTACACTAGGTCCTAGTGATTGCCACAAAAAGTATATTGCAAGACCAATTTGAAATGGAGCTGACCAAATCATATTCAGATAAGTTGTCAGATCAACAAATCTATGAGCATCAACAGCCATCAAATTAACTATTTCACCAACAGTAAAAGTTTTTCTAGCTGTATTTGAAATTCTCAAagccttaaaaataaatattttaaataatataatttatcttataagGTAACtgtaaatgaaaatgtttacttttcgATAAATAGCAGAAGTAAGTGCAGTTCGTACACGCATACCAACGAGATACATACGATGAAAATATTGAgacaatattaatgtttgtaaTGTTGCTGTTAACATCataagaaaaacataaaaatatcctCTCCACAGTGGTTCATCTGAATTTCCCACAAATGCTATCAAATATctgaaaaaatacataagtactTGTAATTAGCTACCTATATAAGTCATTTGACTCATTTGAATGATGACTTACTTAAGAACTTGTGGACTCACAAACACTAAACAATCTTCAATTACTTTTAGAAATGTTCCAAACAAAAATGTACGACCAAATGATTTACATAAAGCAGGAAGAATGGATGcttcattttgatttttagtacCACGAATAATTCTTGAATAATCAGTAGGTGATACTTCAATACTTCCATctgatttatgtttaatataagatgCTTTTGCATTGTCTGATAACctgaagtataattttttatttattttagaagcatcataattataacacattaacatataatataaacagaaatattaagattactatttttaagtaattcaaTTAGGTACATCATACATCAATTAGCTTACTTtagatatattgattttattaataagattttttattaagttgaagtaaatgtaaaacaatactATCCATAAAGGGTTATTATATGTCCTGGATTTTATAGGACACTATTGGTTTCATGATTTATATCTCAATGTCTCAAAGAGAGGTCTCtggacaaaaaaaatgtaccagAAAATgttgagtttttaaaatgctAGTTTCtgttaaatgcataaaaacattaatgaatataaattaacataaaacctAATTTAACCTTATCTACTCTTACTCAATatcttaattttgttttatttttagtttccaATTAACCGGAgtggtttattatttgtactacACCAACTaactgtatatactatattttattccattaaacaatgaaagataatataataacggatTAGTTCTACAAGAAAATATGCTACAAGAAAACAAAAACTGGTTGGCTTAACACACCTACCACTAAAATGTTGACACATGCAAGAGATACTACAGCATATTCTCTCATAGAACAGAGTATAAAAGGTTACatagatgttttaaattagtagtTCTCAACCGAGTAGAATTTAGATACTGCACAGGGAgaatataatgatgatgaataatatctaataaaatgaaataaaataaatgtcattatgattatttgtaGGGCTGGGATTTTGATGCAAGCATCTTTTTTCTGGTATTTTGATATGATGCtccataagtataaaatatgttttaggtGATATTTTTGGACGATTTTAGTGCATTTTCTCagtttaagaataatttttacaattatgatcgtaaaatgaatgaaaattgTTACGATTAACAAGaaactttttacaaaatgCCGACGgtacaaatcataaattatacagcACAAGTTATCGTCAATAACAATTTCATCATAACTAGGTCTCGATAAGTACAACTGAGTTAGTAAGCAATTAGTATGTCCAAAACTAAACAAGtaacaaatactataaaaataaaaaataaaattatttttccaatttttaagctataataaacataatttaaatgcatttttgtattgcatttttttttgtcatttttgcattttttgagattt from Aphis gossypii isolate Hap1 chromosome 1, ASM2018417v2, whole genome shotgun sequence includes these protein-coding regions:
- the LOC114127472 gene encoding multidrug resistance-associated protein 1 isoform X1; its protein translation is MELSDLDGFCGSPFWDWNLSWNTTDPDVTLCFEKTALIWSPCLFLWLFTPLEVYYLVHSRYRDIPWNWLNLTKLGGAALLCLLSIIDIAYAIIQYSSGMPIYSVDFYTPLVKLITFGLVMVLITANRARGLRSSGLIFLFWLSLAFCGIVQYRTEFRLAFSDVPSEKYQLISYMVYYPLVLIQFVLNFFADSDPRLSDYAPVEKPCPEMKASYPSRILFTWFDALAWTGYNRPLETKDLWNMNYDDSSREVVPVFDKHWERSLIKAKLSDNAKASYIKHKSDGSIEVSPTDYSRIIRGTKNQNEASILPALCKSFGRTFLFGTFLKVIEDCLVFVSPQVLKYLIAFVGNSDEPLWRGYFYVFLMMLTATLQTLILSQYFHRMYLVGMRVRTALTSAIYRKALRISNTARKTFTVGEIVNLMAVDAHRFVDLTTYLNMIWSAPFQIGLAIYFLWQSLGPSVLAGLFVMIVLIPINGFVAAKARNLQIKQMKNKDQRVKLMNEILSGIKVLKLYAWEPSFEQKVLDIRGKEIKVLRTAAYLNAATSFIWACAPFLVSLVTFAVYVLSDDSHILDAQTAFVSLSLFNILRFPLSMLPMFVSNVVQSSVSVKRINKFMNSEELDPDSVTHDSDEKDPLVIENGTFTWGEPTDPPTLSNINLRVSSGQLVAVVGTVGSGKSSLVSAFLGEMEKVSGRVNTKGSIAYVPQQAWIQNTSLKDNILFGQTLSDRIYSKVIDACALRADFQMLPAGDDTEIGEKGINLSGGQKQRVSLARAVYKESDIYFLDDPLSAVDSHVGKHIFEQVIGPTGLLRKKTRILVTHSITYLREVDLIVVMKDGQVSESGTYKELLDKKGDFADFLILHMQEQSELKADEIEIDKLLEDAPADLKEKYVRQRSESNSNSSMQRQRSIDSEKTIPLPIIDQQAKLIEVEKAETGSVKWEVYVHYLKSIGPFLCISTIVLSIIFQGFSISSNIWLSVWSNDDTSHVHGKENISKRNLYLSVYGLLGFGQVVSTVTAAIALSLGTVVAAEKLYQLINTRIFKNPLSLFDTTPIGRILNRVSKDIDTIDNVLPFILRSTIQTVFSVTGTLVVISYSTPVFTAVIIPIGIIYYFIQRFYVATSRQLKRLESVSRSPIYSHFSETVTGATSIRAYGAETKFILQSEQKVDFNQTCYYPSTVANRWLAVRLETIGNFIIFFSSVFSVLGRDTLSPGIVGLSVSYALQITQTLNWLVRMTSEVETNIVAVERIKEYGETPQEAPWEVPTNLPPKEWPTNGEVQFKNLKVRYREGLDLALKGLDILVEGGQKVGIVGRTGAGKSSLTLSLFRIVEAAEGSILVDGVDISNIGLHTLRGRLTIIPQDPVLFSGTLRMNLDPTNSNTDEELWNSLKLAHLKDYVKGLVGGLDYEVSEGGDNLSVGQRQLVCLARALLRKTKLLVLDEATAAIDLETDDLIQTTIRSEFKDCTVLTIAHRLNTIMDSDKVIVLDNGFMVEYDSPANLLQEKSSVFYLMAKDAGLVQ